One part of the Macaca mulatta isolate MMU2019108-1 chromosome 6, T2T-MMU8v2.0, whole genome shotgun sequence genome encodes these proteins:
- the SFXN1 gene encoding sideroflexin-1 isoform X5 — protein sequence MILIGRMSAQVPMNMTITGCMMTFYRTTPAVLFWQWINQSFNAVVNYTNRSGDAPLTVNELGTAYVSATTGAVATALGLNALTKHVSPLIGRFVPFAAVAAANCINIPLMRQRELKVGIPVTDENGNRLGESANAAKQAITQVVVSRILMAAPGMAIPPFIMNTLEKKAFLKRFPWMNAPIQVGLVGFCLVFATPLCCALFPQKSSMSVTSLEAELQAKIQESHPELRRVYFNKGL from the exons ATGATTTTGATAGGAAGAATGTCAGCCCAGGTTCCCATGAACATGACCATCACAGGTTGCATGATGACGTTTTACAG GACTACGCCGGCTGTGCTGTTCTGGCAGTGGATTAACCAGTCCTTCAATGCCGTCGTCAATTACACCAACAGAAGTGGAGACGCACCCCTCACTGTCAA tgagtTGGGAACAGCTTACGTTTCTGCAACAACTGGTGCCGTAGCAACAGCTCTAGGACTCAACGCATTGACCAAG CATGTCTCACCACTGATAGGACGTTTTGTTCCCTTTGCTGCCGTAGCTGCTGCTAATTGCATTAATATTCCATTAATGAGGCAAAG GGAACTCAAAGTTGGCATTCCTGTCACAGATGAAAATGGGAACCGCTTGGGGGAGTCAGCGAACGCTGCGAAACAAGCCATCACACAAGTCGTCGTGTCCAGGATTCTCATGGCAGCCCCTGGCATGG CCATCCCTCCATTCATTATGAACACTTTGGAAAAGAAAGCCTTTTTGAAG AGGTTCCCGTGGATGAATGCACCCATTCAAGTTGGGTTAGTTGGCTTCTG tttggtgTTTGCTACACCCCTGTGTTGTGCCCTGTTTCCTCAGAAAAG TTCCATGTCTGTGACAAGCTTGGAGGCCGAGTTGCAAGCTAAGATCCAAGAGAGCCATCCTGAATTGCGACGCGTGTACTTTAATAAGGGACTGTAA